A stretch of Candidatus Poribacteria bacterium DNA encodes these proteins:
- a CDS encoding ATP-binding protein — protein sequence MEGTADKLDLLFSNVADPSGTIEGIYGEIMTGIMGNEPEFRNVQSWTGLLEFLRQKQSERGRWRGMFAGSSIGAFRRHLRRIVKTRQTGIFVDDRARHEKLLSDELVNLKGGWTYVVDIAKLADDEQTLVFGDILRTIYALKAEEVEDRTEEAPVPEKVIIFVDELNKYAPGGSRESPITQQVLDVAERGRSLGVILISAQQFMSAVHSRVTGNCATKVIGRTGSSELNAPDYRFLEQDIRMAVTRLTKGELLISHAVYRQPVKIIFPLPAYRQEQV from the coding sequence TTGGAAGGCACGGCGGACAAGCTGGATCTACTTTTCAGCAACGTGGCTGATCCTAGTGGCACGATAGAGGGCATCTACGGCGAGATTATGACCGGCATTATGGGTAATGAACCCGAGTTTCGCAATGTACAAAGTTGGACGGGATTACTGGAGTTCTTACGCCAGAAGCAAAGCGAGAGAGGACGCTGGCGGGGGATGTTTGCCGGCTCGTCTATCGGCGCCTTCCGCCGTCACCTGCGGCGCATCGTAAAGACGCGCCAAACAGGTATCTTCGTAGACGATAGAGCCCGTCACGAGAAATTGCTAAGCGACGAGCTGGTGAATCTCAAAGGCGGTTGGACCTACGTGGTGGACATCGCCAAACTGGCCGACGATGAGCAGACTCTGGTCTTCGGTGACATCCTGCGTACCATCTACGCCCTAAAGGCGGAGGAGGTGGAGGATCGTACCGAGGAAGCTCCCGTGCCGGAGAAGGTGATCATCTTCGTGGATGAGTTAAACAAGTACGCACCTGGAGGCAGCAGAGAGAGCCCTATCACTCAACAGGTATTAGACGTAGCCGAGCGCGGCCGCAGCCTGGGGGTTATCCTCATTTCCGCGCAGCAATTCATGAGCGCCGTTCACAGTCGAGTGACAGGCAATTGCGCTACTAAAGTCATTGGCCGCACCGGCTCATCGGAGCTCAACGCTCCTGATTACCGCTTTCTGGAACAGGACATTCGCATGGCTGTAACCCGTCTGACCAAAGGGGAGCTCTTGATCAGCCATGCCGTCTATCGTCAGCCGGTAAAAATAATCTTCCCACTGCCGGCCTATCGACAGGAGCAGGTATAA
- a CDS encoding ribulokinase, which produces MGRYVIGLDFGTESGRAILVDVETGKEIATAVHRYANGVIDEALPESDIRLKRESALQDPDDYIETIKAVIPAVLRESGIEAEKVIGIGVDFTSCTILPTLRDGTPLCKVERFKDNPHAWVKLWKHHASQPEADRINQLAAERNERFMRRYSRISSEWMFPKILEILNDSPEIYEAAERILEAGDWIVWVLTGREVRSACNAGYKAMWSPDEGYPSKEFFKALHPMMENVVEEKLSAPVLPPGRRAGGITERMAELTGLKPGTSVAVCTIDAHAGVPGSSVVEPYKMVMVMGTSTCHMMMSEDEVIVEGVRGVVKDGIVEGYYGYEAGQAAVGDIFAWFIENCVPADYRSEAERRGVDLHTLLAMKSSAQRPGESGLLALDWWNGCRFLEDANLSGLILGMSLSTKPEEIYRALIEATAYGTNMIIEAFAKEGVPVEELYACGGLTKNEMLMQIYADVTGKEIKIARTEYASALGAAILGAIAAGSRNGGYDDIKEAASKMAGVRSETYRPNAENHRIYRDLYGEYIKLHEYFSQINHCMKKLKGKSRG; this is translated from the coding sequence ATGGGAAGATATGTCATTGGACTTGATTTCGGAACCGAATCTGGCAGAGCCATACTGGTGGATGTTGAAACGGGCAAGGAGATCGCAACCGCTGTCCACAGATACGCAAATGGAGTTATAGATGAAGCATTGCCTGAATCCGATATCAGACTGAAGAGGGAATCGGCGCTGCAAGACCCCGACGATTATATCGAGACGATCAAAGCCGTCATACCGGCGGTCTTGAGGGAATCGGGGATTGAGGCGGAGAAGGTGATCGGGATCGGCGTGGACTTCACCTCCTGTACCATCCTGCCGACCCTCAGGGATGGCACCCCGCTTTGTAAGGTCGAAAGGTTCAAGGATAACCCTCACGCCTGGGTTAAGCTCTGGAAGCATCACGCATCACAGCCTGAGGCCGACAGGATCAATCAACTGGCCGCTGAGAGAAACGAGCGTTTCATGCGTCGGTACAGCCGCATCTCATCCGAATGGATGTTCCCCAAGATCCTCGAGATACTGAACGATTCGCCGGAGATATATGAGGCGGCCGAAAGGATCCTCGAGGCGGGGGATTGGATCGTCTGGGTGCTCACGGGGAGGGAGGTCAGAAGCGCGTGTAACGCCGGATATAAGGCGATGTGGAGCCCGGATGAGGGATATCCGTCTAAGGAGTTCTTCAAGGCGCTCCATCCGATGATGGAAAACGTGGTTGAGGAGAAGCTCTCCGCCCCTGTCCTGCCTCCAGGCAGACGGGCGGGAGGGATAACCGAGAGGATGGCGGAGCTCACGGGCCTCAAGCCCGGCACCTCTGTGGCCGTCTGTACGATAGATGCCCACGCGGGTGTTCCCGGTTCCTCAGTTGTCGAGCCGTATAAGATGGTCATGGTGATGGGCACGTCCACCTGCCACATGATGATGAGCGAGGATGAGGTGATCGTCGAGGGAGTTCGCGGCGTCGTCAAGGACGGAATCGTCGAGGGATACTACGGCTATGAGGCCGGCCAGGCCGCCGTAGGTGATATATTCGCATGGTTCATCGAGAACTGTGTCCCGGCGGATTATAGATCGGAGGCCGAAAGACGGGGTGTAGACCTCCACACCCTCCTCGCCATGAAATCCTCCGCTCAGCGTCCCGGCGAAAGCGGTCTGCTTGCCCTGGACTGGTGGAACGGATGTAGGTTTTTAGAGGACGCGAACTTAAGCGGATTGATCCTGGGTATGAGCCTGAGCACCAAACCGGAGGAGATCTACAGGGCCCTCATAGAGGCGACCGCCTATGGGACGAACATGATAATCGAAGCCTTCGCCAAAGAGGGCGTCCCGGTCGAGGAGCTTTACGCATGTGGGGGATTGACGAAGAACGAGATGCTGATGCAGATCTACGCCGACGTGACGGGCAAGGAGATCAAGATCGCCAGGACCGAATATGCCTCGGCTCTGGGAGCCGCCATATTGGGAGCTATAGCCGCGGGAAGCCGAAACGGCGGCTATGACGATATAAAGGAGGCAGCATCCAAAATGGCCGGCGTCCGATCTGAAACCTATAGGCCCAATGCTGAAAATCACAGGATCTACAGGGACCTCTACGGCGAATACATCAAGCTTCATGAATACTTCAGCCAGATAAACCATTGTATGAAAAAGCTTAAGGGTAAGTCAAGGGGGTAG